One window of Nymphaea colorata isolate Beijing-Zhang1983 chromosome 11, ASM883128v2, whole genome shotgun sequence genomic DNA carries:
- the LOC116263836 gene encoding uncharacterized protein LOC116263836 isoform X2, with protein sequence MDRTFIFLGGLRDEFESIRSQILNCDEIPGIEEVYARVESEEQRRQVMHIDSSQGSSPSAFVSRASGTGQRPIRRCSHCNKLGHSVDFCWDIHPEKRLVRGRPPSSRRGSSVPNSSQGSSSNVEKSKLSSDQIKELQAYISRLSTTQEETSTTEGAKLAQALVAKSDQGLGDGEEDWDWFGY encoded by the exons atggaccggacttttattttccttggaggattacgtgatgaatttgaatctattaggagccaaattctcaattgtgacgagattcctgggattgaggaggtgtatgccagggtagaatctgaggaacaacgtcgccaagtcatgcatattgactccagccAAGGGAGTTCTCCCTCAGCGTTTGttagccgtgcctcagggactggacAACGTCCTATTCGGcgttgtagtcattgtaacaagttggggcattctgtggatttctgttgggatattcatcctgagaagagacttgttcgtggtcgtcctccttctagtcggCGAGGGTCTTCTGTGCCTAACTCTAGTCAGGGTAGTTCGTcaaatgttgaaaaatcaaagctttcctctgatcaaatcaaggaattgcAAGCTTATATCAGCCGGCTTTCTACTACACAAGAGGAAACTTCCACGACCGagggagctaagttagctcaaGCTCTTGTGGCCaaaagtgatcaag gacttggtgacggggaagaagattgggattggttcggttattga
- the LOC116263836 gene encoding uncharacterized protein LOC116263836 isoform X1 — MDRTFIFLGGLRDEFESIRSQILNCDEIPGIEEVYARVESEEQRRQVMHIDSSQGSSPSAFVSRASGTGQRPIRRCSHCNKLGHSVDFCWDIHPEKRLVRGRPPSSRRGSSVPNSSQGSSSNVEKSKLSSDQIKELQAYISRLSTTQEETSTTEGAKLAQALVAKSDQGNSSLGDWIVNSGATHHMTGDPKLFQEYKLSSGSNACLWLMGLLSLWLEKGVCHC, encoded by the coding sequence atggaccggacttttattttccttggaggattacgtgatgaatttgaatctattaggagccaaattctcaattgtgacgagattcctgggattgaggaggtgtatgccagggtagaatctgaggaacaacgtcgccaagtcatgcatattgactccagccAAGGGAGTTCTCCCTCAGCGTTTGttagccgtgcctcagggactggacAACGTCCTATTCGGcgttgtagtcattgtaacaagttggggcattctgtggatttctgttgggatattcatcctgagaagagacttgttcgtggtcgtcctccttctagtcggCGAGGGTCTTCTGTGCCTAACTCTAGTCAGGGTAGTTCGTcaaatgttgaaaaatcaaagctttcctctgatcaaatcaaggaattgcAAGCTTATATCAGCCGGCTTTCTACTACACAAGAGGAAACTTCCACGACCGagggagctaagttagctcaaGCTCTTGTGGCCaaaagtgatcaaggtaattcatcccttggtgattggattgttaaCAGTGGGGCTacacatcatatgacaggggatcctaagctgtttcaagaatacaaattgtcttcaggcagcaacgcgtgtctatggctgatgggtcttctatctctgtggctggaaaagggagtttgtcattgttga